One window of Nicotiana tomentosiformis chromosome 11, ASM39032v3, whole genome shotgun sequence genomic DNA carries:
- the LOC138901514 gene encoding uncharacterized protein — protein MLTGKLSKWQILLNEFYIVYITQKAIKGQALANHLAENPVDRDYEPLTTYFPNEEVLFAREDIAESYPGWRMFFDGAANFKGVGIGEVLILKSEQHYPLSAKIRFPRTIIWLNTKRASLGLGWRSTYTLKNFWRTPDLGLLRCVDVAEATRLFEEIHAGMCGPYMNGFTLAKKILRVGYFWITMESDSIRYAQKYHQCQIHVDFIRVPPNELNVMGSPWPFATWVMDVIGPIDPATSNRHYFILVAIYYFTKWVKASTYKAVTKKVVADFVQNNIVCRFGTPESIITDNAINLNSDLMREIYEKFRIDHRNSTTYIPQMNGVVEAANKNIKRIL, from the exons ATGCTTACCGGAAAGCTATCTAAATGGCAAATTCTCCTCAATGAATTTTACATTGTGTACATAACCCAAAAGGCTATCAAAGGACAAGCTTTAGCCAACCACCTTGCAGAGAATCCAGTGGATAGGGATTACGAGCCGCTCACTACGTACTTTCCCAACGAGGAGGTATTGTTTGCCAGAGAAGATATCGCAGAGTCATACcctggatggagaatgtttttcgatggagcagcaaatttcaaaggagtaggAATTGGGGAAGTCCTAATTTTGAAATCCGAACAGCACTATCCACTATCAGCAAAGATAAGATTCCCCCGTACCATAATATGGCTAAATACGAAGCGTGCATCCTTGGGATTAGGATGGCGGTCCACATACACATtaaagaacttttg GAGGACCCCAGACTtgggtttgttgagatgtgtagatgTTGCTGAGGCAACCAGATTATtcgaagaaatacatgcaggaaTGTGCGGACCCTACATGAATGGTTTCACATTAGCCAAGAAGATCTTGAGAGTAGGATACTTTTGGATAACCATGGAAAGCGATAGTATCCGCTATGCGCAGAAGTATCACCAGTGCCAGATCCATGTGGATTTTATCCGGGTTCCACCTAATGAGTTGAATGTGATGGGTTCGCCTTGGCCGTTTGCCACTTGGGTCATGGACGTGATTGGACCTATAGACCCCGCTACATCAAATAGGCACTACTTCATTTTGGTAGCCATCtactacttcaccaaatgggtcaaAGCATCTACCTACAAGGCcgtcacaaagaaggtagtggcaGATTTCGTCCAAAACAACATCGTCTGCCGATTTGGAACACCCGAgtcaatcatcactgacaatgcaatTAACCTCAATAGTGATCTCATGAGGGAAATCTACGAGAAGTTCAGAATTGACCACCGCAACTCCACAACCTACataccacaaatgaatggagtagttgaggcagccaacaagaatatcaagagaattctGTGA